A portion of the Pseudopipra pipra isolate bDixPip1 chromosome 1, bDixPip1.hap1, whole genome shotgun sequence genome contains these proteins:
- the YWHAZ gene encoding 14-3-3 protein zeta/delta yields the protein MDKNELVQKAKLAEQAERYDDMASCMKSVTEQGAELSNEERNLLSVAYKNVVGARRSSWRVVSSIEQKTEGAEKKQQMAREYREKIETELRDICNDVLSLLEKFLIPNASQAESKVFYLKMKGDYYRYLAEVAAGDDKKGIVEQSQQAYQEAFEISKKEMQPTHPIRLGLALNFSVFYYEILNSPEKACSLAKTAFDEAIAELDTLSEESYKDSTLIMQLLRDNLTLWTSDTQGDEAEAGEGGEN from the exons ATGGATAAAAATGAGCTGGTGCAGAAAGCCAAACTGGCTGAGCAGGCTGAAAGATATGATGACATGGCAAGTTGCATGAAGTCTGTGACTGAGCAAGGAGCTGAGTTGTCCAACGAAGAGAGGAATCTTCTCTCTGTTGCCTATAAAAATGTTGTAGGAGCCCGTAGGTCATCTTGGAGGGTCGTCTCAAGTATTGAACAAAAGACGGAAGGCGCTGAGAAAAAACAGCAGATGGCTCGAGaatacagagagaaaattgAGACTGAGCTAAGAGACATCTGCAATGATGTGCTG TCTCTGTTGGAAAAGTTCTTGATCCCTAATGCTTCGCAAGCAGAAAGTAAAGTTTTctatttgaaaatgaaaggagaCTACTACCGTTACTTGGCTGAGGTTGCTGCTGGAGATGACAAGAAAG ggaTAGTGGAGCAATCACAACAGGCATATCAAGAAGCTTTTGAAATCAGTAAAAAGGAGATGCAACCAACACATCCTATCAGATTAGGTCTGGCTCTGAACTTCTCCGTGTTTTATTATGAGATTCTCAATTCCCCGGAGAAGGCCTGTTCCCTTGCAAAAACG GCTTTTGACGAAGCAATTGCTGAACTTGATACATTAAGTGAAGAGTCATACAAAGACAGCACGCTAATAATGCAGTTACTGAGAGACAACTTGACA